The Bradyrhizobium sp. CCBAU 53340 nucleotide sequence GTGGTCGGGGGTGTCGGCGCCGCGGTCGGCATTCTATCTTACGTGCTGCTGAGCACACGTGTGCGCCAGCTAGGTCAATTCTGGCGGAAAGTGCCGAATATTGACACAGCGGCGAGTATGCCCGCCGTCCTAGCCGCTGGCAAAAAGCGGAACTCCGATGCGAGATAGGCCGAATGCAATGTCCGCAACGATGACATCCAACGAACCAAATCATTTGCTCAACCAACATTCCGGTCGGCCGCGGGAGCTTGCTGCGATAATCCATCCAAGCCGTTTTGCTGAACGTCTTGATGCGTCGCTGGCGGCGTCTACAGTGCTGCAACTGCAGAAAACTCCCAGACTACAGGAAAGACTAGTCGAACTGCTCCTAGGCAGTGAACTGGTCTTGAAGGGAAGTAGCTGGGGAAGGGGCGCTTTGCTTGGGCATGATCCGCATCGTGCGGCATTGCTCGCTGGCGGCATTTGGCATGCCCGTTCGGTACTGAAGCTGGTGTCAAAGCATGATCTTGCTCCACTGATCGGAAATATTGGTGCGGAAGCACATGCTTTCGCTATCCGACATGTATCCAGCGCCGTCGAAACCCAATTGATTGTCGATCCGGAGCAACTTTCGCAGCGGATTGCACATGACGGATATGCCTGCCTTGGCGCTTTCCTCAAGCGAGCCTCAGAACTCGACCGTACGCGCGTGCTTCTCTGCTTGCCTGTCGGGACTGCCGCGGAGAGTCCAGCCGCCGAACATCACAAAGCCGCGGGCCAATTGATGTCTTTGGTGATGACCCATTTGGCCGCAGAGACACGGCCGGCATGACCGCGGGTGAGCCAGCATTGCCAGAACGCCCGCAGATACGTCCGGTGGGTCCAGTCATACCAGCCTCG carries:
- a CDS encoding nodulation protein NolU codes for the protein MSATMTSNEPNHLLNQHSGRPRELAAIIHPSRFAERLDASLAASTVLQLQKTPRLQERLVELLLGSELVLKGSSWGRGALLGHDPHRAALLAGGIWHARSVLKLVSKHDLAPLIGNIGAEAHAFAIRHVSSAVETQLIVDPEQLSQRIAHDGYACLGAFLKRASELDRTRVLLCLPVGTAAESPAAEHHKAAGQLMSLVMTHLAAETRPA